Within the Tautonia marina genome, the region GCTTTGGGTGCGTCGAAAATGGCCAGTTGACGCCCCGTACTGATCTCCCACAACCGCAGCGTCCCGTCATCCCCACCGGTTACCAGACGGTCGCCATCGGGTGCGAACGCAACGGCCCCGACCTTCCCTTCGTGCCCACGGAGGACTCGCAATTCACGGCCGGATTCGGCGTCCCAGAGCCGTGCCGTGCCGTCGAAGCTCGCCGTCGCCACGCGTCTGCCGTCAGGTGAAAACGCCACCGGCCAGGCGGTATCCTCATGTCGGAGGACGGCCAACTCGACGCCAGTCTCGAGGTCCCAGAGGCGGGTTGTGTTGTCATTGACAGCCATCGCGAGCCGCTGACCATCTGGTGCAATCGCCACGGAGTGGAGGCGGTCGCCTGGTCCTCGGAGGACGGTCAATGCATCCGGTGCGACCGCGTCCCAGAGTCGCGCCGTGCCGTCGCCGCCTGCCGACGCCAGGCGGCGGCCGTCGGGTGAGAATACCACGGATGTAACCCCGCCCTCGTGCCCGCGGAGGACGGCCTGCTCACGGCCAGTCTCGGCGTCCCAGAGCCGTACCGTGCCGTCATATCCAGACGTAGCCAGGCGGCGCCCGTCGGGCGCGAAGGCCAGGGAGTAAACTATGCCCTCGTGGACGCGGAGGTTGAGCAGCTCTCGGCCAGACCATGAGTCCCAGATCCGCACCGTGCAGGCTGGAACCATCGTCCAGTCCTTGCCGTCTCGACTCACCGTGGCCAGGCGGAGGCCGTCGGGTGCGAAGGACAGGGACGTAACCAGGTTCCCGTTATAGCGAAGGGAGGGAAACTCCACACCGCTTTCGGCATCCCATAAGCGTATCGTTCCGTCGTTGCTCGCCGACGCCAGCCGACGACCGTCGGGTGCGACGGCCAGGCACGTGACCAGGCCCTGGTGCCCGAGGAGGACTGCCAGTTCCTCACCGGTCTCGGCATCCCATAACCGTACCGTACCGTCGTTTCCCGACGTCGCCAGACGGCGGCCGTCGAGTACGAAGGCAATATTCCCGACCGGGCCCTCGTGCCCGAGGAGAATCGCCTGCTCACGGCCGGTCTCGGCATTCCAAAGCCGTACTGTGCCGTCATATCCGGACGTGGCAAGGCGGCGGCCGTCGGCCGCGAAGGCCAGGGAGTTAACTATGCCCTCGTGCCCGAGGAGGACTGTCAGTTCCTCACCGGTCTCGGCATCCCATAACCGTACCGTACCGTCATTTCCCGACGTCGCCAGACGGCGTCCATCGGGTGCGAAGGCCAGGGAGCTGACCAACCTCTCATGCCCACGGAGGACCGCCAGGTCACGACCGGTGGCGGTGTCCCGGAGCCGTACCGTGCCGTCATATCCGGACGTGGCAAGGCGGCGGCCGTCAGGCGCGAATGTCAGGGACTTGAGCGGACCCTCGTGCCCGCGGAAGACGCGGATCTCCTGCTGGCAGGCGGCCTGGAGGTAAGACCACTCGAAGCCGCGGTGATCGACCGCATCGGGGCCGCTCGGCACCAGGCTCGAGAGGTGATAACGCATCTGAGCGAGGTCGTACGCCGCGTAGTCGCGGCTGGCCAACTGGATCTCGGCGGCATAGAAGAGTCGCTCGGCGTTGTCTCGCTGCTGCTGGGCCCGTGTCTTTTCGCCGTTCGCCCGCGCCGCCTCAATGTTCGCCCGCCTTGCCTCGGCGCGTGCCCGAAGCGCGAAGGCGGTCGAGGTGATCGTCCCGGCCAACAGTGCCAGCACCAGCGAGGCCGCCAGGCCCGCAAGCCGCGGGTTGCGGCGTGACCACATCCACATCCGAGTCGCCGCCCCCACCGGTCGAGCCGTGATCGGTCGGCCCTCCAGGTACCGACCCAGGTCCTCGGCCAGCGCGGCGGCCGTCGGGTACCGCCGCCTCGGATCCTTCTCGAGGCACTTCAGGCAGATCACCTCCAGGTCGCGTGGCACGACCGCATTGAGCTGACGCGGCGACTCCGGGGAGGCGTTGCGCACCGCCTCCAGCGTCTCCACGACCGAGGCGCCGCCAAACGGGGCCTGGCCCGTCAGCAGGGCGTAGAGCACCGTGCCCAGGCCGTAGACGTCGGTGGCGGTCGTAATCGACCCTCGCCGCCCGGCCGCCTGCTCCGGGGCCATGTAGGCCGGCGTGCCCAGGACCATCCCAGAGGCCGTCAGCTCGGTGTCGGCCTCGATCCGACGGGCCAGGCCGAAGTCGGTCACATGCGGGTAACCCTCGGCATCAACCAGCAGGTTGGCCGGCTTGAGGTCCCGGTGCAGGATGCCGCGCATGTGCGCGTGCGCCACCGCCTTGGCCGCCTGGACCACCAGGCGCGCCGCCCCCCTCGGGTCGTCCCGATAACGTGGCAGAAGGGGCACGAGGCTACCGCCGGGGACGAGCTTCATGCTGAAGAAGTGCTGCCCCTCGTGCTCGCCGACCTCGTAGACAGGCACGATCCCCGGGTGGTCGAGCAACGCCACCGCCTCGGCCTCGTTCCGGAAGCGGAGCAGTTCGTGGTCGCCGGCCAGCAGGCCGGCGCGGATCATCTTCAGGGCCACCGGGCGGTTGAGGGAGACCTGGCGGGCCTCATAGACCACCCCCATGCCACCATGGCCCAGTTCGCGGAGGATCTCGTAGTCGCCGAAGTAGCGGACCGCGGTCCCGGGCGGCAGGGCGTCGGCCGCGGAGGCGGACGACGTCTCATCCGCAGTGACCTTCGGCCCGGCCGCCCAGGCCGGCTCGAAGGAACTCGTAGGGATGTCGAACCCGGCCGGGGTGTCGGACGAGGGGCGTTCGGAGGGGCCGAGCACTTCGCTGGCCCGCTCCAGGGCCTC harbors:
- a CDS encoding WD40 domain-containing protein, which produces MGGRPDVKAIFSAALEQPAGHDRAAYLTNACAGDDATRRRVEELLEALERASEVLGPSERPSSDTPAGFDIPTSSFEPAWAAGPKVTADETSSASAADALPPGTAVRYFGDYEILRELGHGGMGVVYEARQVSLNRPVALKMIRAGLLAGDHELLRFRNEAEAVALLDHPGIVPVYEVGEHEGQHFFSMKLVPGGSLVPLLPRYRDDPRGAARLVVQAAKAVAHAHMRGILHRDLKPANLLVDAEGYPHVTDFGLARRIEADTELTASGMVLGTPAYMAPEQAAGRRGSITTATDVYGLGTVLYALLTGQAPFGGASVVETLEAVRNASPESPRQLNAVVPRDLEVICLKCLEKDPRRRYPTAAALAEDLGRYLEGRPITARPVGAATRMWMWSRRNPRLAGLAASLVLALLAGTITSTAFALRARAEARRANIEAARANGEKTRAQQQRDNAERLFYAAEIQLASRDYAAYDLAQMRYHLSSLVPSGPDAVDHRGFEWSYLQAACQQEIRVFRGHEGPLKSLTFAPDGRRLATSGYDGTVRLRDTATGRDLAVLRGHERLVSSLAFAPDGRRLATSGNDGTVRLWDAETGEELTVLLGHEGIVNSLAFAADGRRLATSGYDGTVRLWNAETGREQAILLGHEGPVGNIAFVLDGRRLATSGNDGTVRLWDAETGEELAVLLGHQGLVTCLAVAPDGRRLASASNDGTIRLWDAESGVEFPSLRYNGNLVTSLSFAPDGLRLATVSRDGKDWTMVPACTVRIWDSWSGRELLNLRVHEGIVYSLAFAPDGRRLATSGYDGTVRLWDAETGREQAVLRGHEGGVTSVVFSPDGRRLASAGGDGTARLWDAVAPDALTVLRGPGDRLHSVAIAPDGQRLAMAVNDNTTRLWDLETGVELAVLRHEDTAWPVAFSPDGRRVATASFDGTARLWDAESGRELRVLRGHEGKVGAVAFAPDGDRLVTGGDDGTLRLWEISTGRQLAIFDAPKALIYCIAFRRDGRRLATAASDGTARLWDANTGRQLAVFRGHGGRSVDSVDFAPDNRRVASSGADGTVRIWDAETGHELVVLRGHRRTFVNWVAFSPDGRRVATASFDGTARLWDAETGRELFVFHGHEGGVVHVRFSADGTRLATAGHDGTVRIWDASLVTEEVRERRDALSVVRFLIDQAASEDELRDLISRESTISESVRARALGEAGRFWETRVRSRSEAVVGALFEAGCLRAEVRESLGNDPSLAPEVKAEALSRAEVWNYSPKVLITSSRQVACHPDRDRSAYLGAFRRAEIACRLEPGDGKTLNTLGIAQFRCGLDHEALETLQRSNVLNGGDKPMDLAFLAMANYRLGHRDRARALLTQLRDVIRDQSEPATNENLNFLREAESLILGDPRLPGLHDLFAPGPPARTP